In Silene latifolia isolate original U9 population chromosome 3, ASM4854445v1, whole genome shotgun sequence, a single window of DNA contains:
- the LOC141647131 gene encoding Golgi apparatus membrane protein-like protein ECHIDNA, which yields MDPMQAPTENYANPNVCFFHVLFKGASLAFYILSALFINNFVIIFVITVFLSALDFWVVKNVSGRILVGLRWWNEINDLGESVWKFESLDQESLARMNKKDSWLFWWSLYLTAAAWIILSIFSLIRLQADYLLVVAVCLSLSLANIIGFTKCRKDAKKQLQQFATQTLASQVSSTLQSAFSVV from the exons ATGGATCCGATGCAA GCTCCTACTGAAAACTATGCGAACCCCAACGTTTGTTTCTTTCATGTACTATTCAAG GGTGCATCTCTGGCGTTTTATATCCTATCAGCGCTTTTCATAAATAACTTTGTGATTATTTTCGTGATCACTGTTTTCTTATCTGCTCTCGACTTTTGGGTAGTTAAGAATGTAAGTGGGCGCATTTTAGTTGGTTTGAGGTGGTGGAATGAAATAAATGACCTAGGTGAAAGTGTGTGGAAATTTGAATCTCTTGATCAAGAG TCCTTGGCTCGTATGAACAAGAAGGATTCCTGGCTGTTCTGGTGGAGCCTTTATCTTACA GCTGCAGCATGGATCATTCTTTCAATATTTTCTCTGATACGGCTTCAAGCAGACTACCTTCTTGTCGTAGCTGTTTGTTTGTCACTCAGCCTTGCGAACATTATTGGCTTTACCAAATGCCGCAAAG ATGCTAAGAAGCAGTTACAACAATTTGCCACACAAACTCTGGCATCCCAAGTTTCATCCACTCTACAGTCAGCTTTCAGTGTTGTGTGA
- the LOC141647132 gene encoding psbP domain-containing protein 1, chloroplastic codes for MVSVIFFKPLTVPSRFSSSFLPTTICAAKLETASFVSPHSSPQSLRSSTISCKAHTTTAFTVSRRDAFTALLSGFIATQIHSQGSALAQPSVGFREYIDFFDGYSLTYPKNWIQVKGAGADIFFRDPYVLDENLSVDISSPSSSNYKTVEDLGTPEDAGKKMLKQYLTEFMSTRLGVRREAEILSTSSRVADDGRMYYLVEVNIKSYANNNELAVMPEERVVRLEWDRRYLSVLGVENNRLYELRLQTPENVFREEESDLRRVISSFRVNKVSA; via the exons ATGGTGTCTGTTATCTTCTTCAAACCACTCACTGTTCCCTCTcgtttttcttcttcatttttaccTACAACCATTTGTGCCGCTAAGCTTGAAACGGCGTCGTTCGTCTCCCCACATTCATCACCTCAATCTTTGCGTTCTTCCACTATTTCCTGCAAAGCTCATACG ACTACAGCTTTTACAGTCTCTAGAAGGGATGCATTTACAGCACTTCTCTCGGGTTTCATCGCCACACAAATTCATAGCCAAGGCTCTGCACTTGCTCAACCGTCTGTTGGTTTCAGAGAGTACATAGACTTCTTTGATGGTTACTCATTAACATACCCTAAGAACTGGATACAAGTCAAAGGTGCTGGTGCCGACATTTTCTTCAGGGATCCTTATGTTCTTGACGAAAATCTGTCAGTCGACATATCTTCACCCTCTTCATCCAATTACAAGACTGTCGAGGATTTGGGCACACCAGAAGATGCAGGGAAGAAAATGCTTAAGCAGTATTTAACAGAATTCATGTCTACCAGACTTGGTGTACGACGTGAAGCAGAAATTCTCTCCACGTCTTCCAGAGTTGCTGATGATGGAAGAATGTATTATCTAGTTGAG GTTAACATAAAATCATATGCGAACAACAATGAACTGGCGGTCATGCCTGAAGAAAGAGTGGTAAGGCTGGAATGGGATCGACGATACCTTTCAGTTCTTGGAGTGGAAAACAACAGGCTCTATGAGTTACGGTTACAAACTCCTGAAAATGTGTTTAGAGAGGAGGAGAGCGACCTTCGTCGAGTAATCAGTTCTTTCAGAGTGAACAAGGTCTCAGCCTAA
- the LOC141647133 gene encoding alkaline/neutral invertase A, mitochondrial-like — protein sequence MIRIGISVIGKMKPCCRILSNYACKSPILTNMNPSNLSNNPFSFDKIKGIHCYPFQLLGFPSGIETTHKNLCLNGPSFGQFRVCSRVGLGRCDYITRCVGADVRSVRNCSSTVDSRINDKNFEKVYIKGGLNVKPLVVERNGEEEEHLKGEQGGVVELNEGVEKGDKIEDSNVGEVANSEKKESEMEKEAWRLLKNSVVTYCNSPVGTLAACDPNDKSPLNYDQVFIRDFVPSALAFLMKGEGEIVKNFLLHTLQLQSWEKTVDCYSPGQGLMPASFKVRTVPLDGNNGTFEEVLDPDFGESAIGRVAPVDSGLWWIILLRAYGKLTGDSTLQERVDVQTGMRLILNLCLSDGFDMFPTLLVTDGSCMIDRRMGIHGHPLEIQALFYSALRCSREMLTEDEGSKNLIRAINNRLSALSFHIREYYWVDMGKINEIYRYKTEEYSMDATNKFNIYPEQIPHWLMDWIPSEGGYMLGNLQPAHMDFRFFTLGNLWSIISSVGTPKQNQAILNLFEAKWDDLIGQMPLKICYPAVENEEWRIITGSDPKNTPWSYHNGGSWPTLLWQFTLACIKMGRTDLAEKAVEMAEKRLQVDRWPEYYDTRYGKFVGKQARLYQTWTIAGYETSKLFLENPEMASLLYWDEDYELLEICVCALNKTGRKKCSRGAAKSQILV from the exons ATGATTAGAATTGGTATTTCTGTGATTGGAAAGATGAAACCTTGTTGTAGAATTCTGTCAAATTATGCTTGCAAATCCCCAATTCTGACAAATATGAACCCTAGTAATTTATCAAATAACCCCTTTAGTTTTGATAAAATTAAAGGAATTCATTGCTACCCATTTCAATTATTGGGATTTCCAAGTGGAATTGAGACTACCCACAAAAATTTATGCTTGAATGGACCAAGTTTTGGACAATTTAGGGTTTGTTCTAGGGTTGGCTTAGGTAGGTGTGACTATATTACTAGATGTGTTGGTGCTGATGTAAGAAGTGTAAGGAATTGTTCGTCGACGGTTGATTCTCGGATTAATGATAAGAATTTTGAGAAGGTTTATATTAAAGGAGGGTTGAATGTTAAGCCTTTGGTTGTTGAAAGAAATGGTGAGGAGGAAGAACATTTGAAAGGGGAACAAGGGGGTGTTGTTGAATTAAATGAGGGTGTGGAGAAAGGTGATAAGATAGAGGATTCAAATGTCGGTGAGGTTGCAAATTCCGAGAAAAAGGAGTCCGAGATGGAGAAGGAGGCTTGGAGGTTGTTGAAGAATTCTGTTGTTACTTATTGTAATAGCCCCGTTGGGACTTTGGCTGCATGTGACCCGAATGATAAGTCACCGCTGAATTATGATCAAGTGTTCATTCGTGATTTTGTTCCCTCCGCACTTGCTTTCTTGATGAAGGGTGAAGGGGAGATTGTCAAGAACTTCCTCCTTCATACTTTGCAACTACAG AGCTGGGAGAAAACTGTTGATTGCTATAGTCCAGGACAGGGATTGATGCCTGCAAGCTTTAAAGTTAGGACAGTGCCTCTTGATGGGAACAATGGTACGTTTGAAGAGGTTTTAGATCCAGATTTTGGAGAATCTGCTATCGGCCGTGTTGCACCTGTTGATTCTG GATTATGGTGGATTATATTGTTGAGGGCGTACGGAAAGTTAACTGGTGACTCCACATTACAAGAGCGAGTTGATGTGCAAACTGGAATGCGATTGATCCTGAATTTGTGTTTAAGCGATGGGTTTGATATGTTTCCTACGCTTCTGGTCACTGATGGATCCTGCATGATAGATCGACGGATGGGTATTCACGGTCATCCCCTTGAGATCCAA GCACTATTTTACTCAGCACTACGCTGTTCTCGTGAGATGCTGACTGAAGATGAAGGATCCAAAAATTTAATTAGAGCCATCAATAATAGATTGAGTGCATTGTCTTTTCATATTCGAGAATATTACTGGGTAGACATGGGAAAGATAAATGAGATTTACCGCTACAAAACAGAAGAATACTCCATGGATGCTACTAACAAGTTCAATATCTATCCCGAACAAATCCCTCATTGGCTGATGGATTGGATTCCAAGTGAAGGTGGATATATGCTGGGCAATCTTCAGCCTGCTCACATGGATTTTAGATTTTTCACTCTCGGTAATCTGTGGAGTATTATTTCTTCTGTGGGTACTCCAAAACAAAACCAGGCAATTCTAAATCTGTTCGAAGCCAAATGGGATGATCTCATCGGACAAATGCCATTGAAAATATGCTATCCTGCTGTAGAGAATGAGGAATGGCGTATAATTACCGGCAGTGATCCCAAGAACAC CCCTTGGTCATACCACAATGGCGGCTCTTGGCCTACACTTCTGTGGCAG TTCACTTTGGCATGCATTAAAATGGGTCGGACTGACCTGGCAGAGAAGGCGGTTGAGATGGCCGAGAAACGGCTCCAAGTAGACAGGTGGCCTGAATATTATGACACCCGCTATGGGAAATTTGTGGGAAAGCAAGCACGACTTTACCAAACCTGGACAATTGCTGGATACGAAACCTCCAAATTGTTCCTAGAAAATCCAGAGATGGCATCCTTACTTTACTGGGACGAAGACTATGAACTGCTGGAGATATGTGTTTGCGCCCTGAACAAGACTGGTCGTAAGAAGTGCTCTCGAGGCGCTGCCAAGTCTCAAATTCTTGTTTAG
- the LOC141647141 gene encoding protein AGENET DOMAIN (AGD)-CONTAINING P1, whose amino-acid sequence MPEFEFKKGMKVEISIEEEGFRGAWFSGTIINPPAKNTQKVLIEYDALLADNGSKPLREKVDFVQIRPIPPRENHRLFKLDEDVDAYYNDGWWEGVITQIVVNDDDDDCKYCVYFRPTREQCEFNVCDLRLHREWDGAKWVPPLEEDARATEVKINGKEENPLSKGNRVEVCSDEDGFEGAWFAASIIEVPRKDKFLIEYHDLMTDDNTQLMREEVDAFHIRPCPPKVEVVKFNQYDEVDALYNDGWWVGIVLKVLGRSKYKVFFKATNEEMEFKHEKLRLHQDWINGKWVVASEALNL is encoded by the exons ATGCCAGAATTTGAGTTTAAAAAGGGAATGAAGGTAGAAATAAGCATAGAAGAAGAGGGTTTTAGAGGGGCATGGTTTTCTGGTACAATTATAAATCCACCTGCAAAAAATACCCAAAAAGTTTTAATTGAATATGATGCATTATTAGCTGATAATGGATCAAAACCCTTAAGAGAAAAAGTTGATTTTGTTCAAATTAGACCAATCCCACCTAGAGAAAATCATAGATTATTTAAATTAGATGAAGATGTTGATGCTTATTATAATGATGGATGGTGGGAAGGTGTTATTACTCAAATtgttgttaatgatgatgatgatgattgtaAATATTGTGTGTATTTTAGACCTACTAGAGAACAATGTGAGTTTAATGTTTGTGATTTGAGATTGCATAGGGAATGGGATGGTGCCAAGTGGGTTCCTCCTTTGGAAGAG GACGCCAGAGCCACTGAAGTGAAGATTAATGGCAAAGAAGAGAATCCTCTCAGCAAAGGCAACCGAGTTGAAGTGTGCAGTGATGAAGATGGATTTGAGGGTGCGTGGTTTGCTGCAAGTATAATTGAGGTTCCTCGGAAGGACAAGTTCCTTATTGAGTACCATGATCTAATGACAGACGATAACACACAGCTTATGAGAGAAGAGGTCGATGCCTTCCACATTCGGCCATGTCCTCCAAAAGTTGAAGTAGTCAAATTCAACCAGTATGATGAAGTTGATGCCCTTTATAATGATGGATGGTGGGTAGGCATCGTCCTTAAAGTCCTTGGCCGCTCAAAATACAAAGTTTTCTTCAAAGCCACAAATGAGGAGATGGAGTTTAAGCACGAGAAGCTAAGGTTGCATCAAGATTGGATCAATGGGAAATGGGTTGTAGCTTCTGAG GCGTTGAATCTCTGA
- the LOC141647142 gene encoding intermediate cleaving peptidase 55, mitochondrial — protein sequence MQFLARRLCHRSLYKRVTGCHSYSTAGIFDAGQPTALSHPELLKEGEITHGITSDEYISRRKRLLELLPKNSFAIIAAGSVKMMTDVVPYPFRQDADFLYLTGCQQPGGIAVLGHDIGLCMFMPEATLHDVTWEGNTAGVNEALEIFKANQAFPISKLRQKLPGIIGESSALFHNVKTGTGSYMDLEPFQKAVDKGNVKDLSAYTHELRWVKSPAELNLMREASSIGCQALLRTMFDSRTYPHEGMMAAKVEYECKMRGAQRMAFNPVVGGGTNGSVVHYSRNDRRVNSGELVLMDIGCEFHGYVSDMTRTWPPYGRFSPAHAELYELILETNKECIELCKPGVSISEIHEYSVHKLHKGLTKFGILKNKASSYRLYHQLNPTNIGHYLGMDVHDCSTISNDRPLKPGVVITIEPGIYIPSSFDGPERYQGVGIRIEDEVLITDTGYEVLTGSLPKEISHIETLLNDYFPQTTSDSISSASS from the exons ATGCAGTTTCTAGCTAGAAGATTATGTCACAGATCCCTCTACAAAAGA GTCACAGGATGCCACTCATATTCTACAGCTGGTATTTTCGACGCAGGCCAGCCAACTGCATTATCTCACCCTGAG TTACTAAAAGAAGGCGAGATCACCCACGGTATAACTAGTGATGAGTACATCTCGAGAAGAAAAAGATTGTTGGAGCTTCTTCCAAAAAATAGTTTTGCCATCATTGCAGCTGGCTCTGTGAAGATGATGACTGATGTAGTGCCTTATCCATTCCGGCAAGATGCTGATTTTTTGTATCTCACTGGATGTCAACAACCTGGTGGTATAGCCGTTTTGGGTCATGATATTGGTTTATGCATGTTTATGCCAGAGGCAACCCTTCAT GATGTCACTTGGGAAGGAAATACTGCTGGGGTGAACGAGGCACTGGAGATATTCAAGGCTAATCAGGCATTTCCTATATCTAAACTTCGTCAG AAACTTCCAGGCATTATAGGAGAATCTTCTGCATTGTTTCATAATGTGAAGACTGGTACAGGATCTTACATGGACTTGGAACCCTTTCAAAAGGCTGTCGACAAAGGAAACGTGAAAGATCTTTCTGCATACACTCACGAATTGCGTTGGGTCAAATCACCAGCAGAACTTAACTTGATGAGAGAGGCTAGTTCAATTGGTTGCCAG gCTCTTTTGCGGACAATGTTTGACTCAAGGACCTATCCCCATGAAGGAATGATGGCAGCAAAAGTGGAATATGAATGCAAAATGAGAGGTGCCCAAAGAATGGC ATTCAATCCTGTAGTTGGTGGTGGTACTAATGGCAGTGTGGTACATTATTCTCGAAATGATCGGAGA GTTAATAGCGGTGAACTAGTGCTAATGGACATTGGGTGCGAGTTTCATGGCTATGTCAGTGACATGACTCGAACATGGCCGCCATATGGTAGATTTTCTCCTGCTCAT GCTGAACTTTATGAGCTTATTTTGGAGACAAACAAAGAATGTATAGAGCTCTGTAAACCAGGTGTAAGCATAAGCGAAATACACGAGTATTCG GTTCATAAGCTTCACAAAGGATTAACAAAATTTGGGATATTGAAAAATAAAGCGAGCAGTTACCGATTATATCATCAGCTCAATCCCACAAATATAG GTCACTATCTAGGCATGGATGTTCATGATTGCTCTACGATCAGCAATGACCGTCCTCTGAAGCCAGGCGTA GTTATAACAATCGAGCCAGGTATCTACATCCCATCCTCATTTGATGGTCCAGAGAG GTATCAAGGTGTTGGGATTAGAATTGAAGACGAAGTCCTTATAACAGATACTGGCTATGAG GTCCTAACTGGGTCATTACCCAAGGAGATTAGCCATATTGAGACCTTGCTTAATGACTACTTCCCTCAGACGACATCCGACTCCATAAGTTCAGCATCAAGTTAA